In candidate division WWE3 bacterium, the following are encoded in one genomic region:
- the cysS gene encoding cysteine--tRNA ligase, protein MKLYNSLTRQKDEFIPINPPHVGLYTCGPTVYFYPQIGNWRTFVFEDILRRTLEYNGYEVNHVMNATDVGHLTGDNIGDADLGEDRMEKAAKSENKTAWDIADFYIKDFIDSRQKLNIIAPTHFMRATDYIPEQIDLIKRLEVKGLTYTTKSGVYFDVAKWPEYGKLGGQKLVDKRVATREELVEDPEKRHPYDFALWKFSPTDVKRQMEWESPWGRGFPGWHIECSAMSMKYLGESFDIHTGGIDHIAIHHANEIAQSEGATGKQFAKYWLHAAFLQVDGGRMGKSLGNAYTLADIVAKGFSPLALRYFYLTAHYRKPLNFTWEALQSAAQSLDNLINRLQTPVAAHVDLTSSEVASYKARFVEAISDDFNMPQALAVVQELVSKHSGAETIKLILDFDRVLGLGLHERHDVKVEIPVEVASLLKEREQARSQKDFRRSDELRDEIKKLGFEVKDTTDGQQIHAHDYTKKIL, encoded by the coding sequence ATGAAACTCTACAACTCCCTCACTCGTCAAAAGGACGAGTTTATTCCTATAAATCCGCCTCATGTTGGTCTGTACACCTGCGGTCCCACGGTCTACTTTTATCCTCAAATCGGCAATTGGCGGACGTTTGTGTTTGAAGATATCTTGCGGCGGACGCTAGAATACAACGGCTACGAGGTTAATCACGTTATGAATGCGACCGATGTCGGTCACCTAACCGGCGATAATATTGGCGACGCCGATCTCGGTGAGGACAGAATGGAAAAGGCCGCCAAGTCAGAAAATAAGACGGCGTGGGATATTGCCGATTTTTACATTAAAGACTTCATTGATTCCCGTCAGAAGCTAAATATTATCGCGCCGACCCATTTTATGCGGGCCACCGACTATATTCCTGAGCAGATAGATCTCATCAAACGTCTTGAGGTCAAAGGTTTGACGTATACGACCAAGTCTGGCGTCTATTTTGATGTTGCTAAGTGGCCAGAGTATGGGAAGCTTGGCGGGCAAAAATTGGTCGATAAGCGGGTAGCGACGCGGGAAGAGTTAGTCGAAGATCCAGAGAAGCGGCATCCTTACGACTTTGCTTTGTGGAAATTTTCGCCAACTGACGTCAAACGCCAGATGGAGTGGGAGTCGCCGTGGGGTCGCGGCTTTCCGGGCTGGCACATTGAGTGCTCGGCAATGAGTATGAAGTATTTAGGCGAGAGTTTTGACATTCATACCGGTGGCATTGATCACATCGCCATTCACCACGCCAACGAGATTGCTCAGAGCGAAGGAGCGACTGGCAAACAGTTTGCGAAATATTGGCTCCACGCCGCTTTTCTGCAAGTCGATGGCGGACGGATGGGGAAGAGCCTGGGGAACGCTTATACTCTGGCTGACATTGTTGCCAAAGGATTTTCGCCGTTAGCGCTTCGTTATTTTTATTTAACGGCGCATTACCGAAAACCGCTCAATTTTACCTGGGAAGCGCTGCAGTCAGCGGCACAGTCGCTTGATAATCTGATCAACAGATTACAAACGCCAGTTGCAGCGCACGTTGATTTAACATCGTCAGAAGTGGCGTCATATAAGGCCAGATTTGTTGAGGCGATATCTGATGACTTTAATATGCCGCAAGCTTTGGCTGTTGTCCAAGAATTGGTGAGTAAGCATAGTGGGGCAGAGACTATTAAATTAATTTTAGATTTTGATCGGGTTTTGGGTTTAGGTCTTCATGAGAGGCATGACGTGAAGGTCGAGATTCCGGTTGAGGTCGCGTCGTTACTTAAGGAACGAGAACAGGCCCGGTCACAAAAGGATTTTAGGCGGTCCGACGAGTTGCGAGATGAGATTAAAAAGTTAGGATTTGAGGTTAAGGATACAACGGACGGCCAACAAATACATGCCCACGATTACACCAAAAAAATTCTTTAG
- the ybeY gene encoding rRNA maturation RNase YbeY, translating to MDTFINVTITTDSEIQKLNRKHLKHDRPTDVLSFNIDETLPDGRYYLGDIIVSRETAERQALSQGHSVEVEISELIAHGVLHLQGVHHEGH from the coding sequence ATGGATACTTTCATTAATGTAACTATCACCACTGACTCCGAAATTCAGAAGCTTAATAGGAAGCATCTAAAGCATGACAGGCCGACCGATGTTTTGTCATTTAACATTGATGAGACTTTGCCAGATGGGCGTTACTATCTAGGTGACATCATCGTGAGCCGCGAAACGGCCGAACGTCAAGCTTTGTCACAGGGTCACAGTGTGGAAGTTGAGATCTCCGAACTCATTGCCCACGGCGTTTTACATCTTCAAGGAGTCCATCACGAAGGACACTAA
- the rplJ gene encoding 50S ribosomal protein L10, translating into MAVSKNIKTKQLENLKTQLKGAKSFVLIDYTGLKVNQVNDLRARLDSATAIMTVAKNSLLEKAMELKEVLKGQTAVVSTETEDLTIFKVLAAFAKEFEALKFKLGHFDGKTINETEIKALAMIPSRQGLLSQFVWSLTGLETKLVVALSEIAKKRN; encoded by the coding sequence ATGGCTGTTTCTAAAAATATTAAAACTAAACAACTCGAGAATCTAAAGACGCAACTTAAAGGCGCCAAGTCTTTTGTTTTAATTGACTATACCGGCCTTAAGGTCAACCAAGTCAATGACCTGCGGGCCCGTCTTGACTCCGCCACCGCCATTATGACCGTGGCCAAAAACTCCCTGCTAGAAAAGGCCATGGAATTAAAAGAAGTTCTAAAGGGCCAAACCGCCGTCGTGTCAACCGAAACTGAAGATTTAACTATTTTTAAAGTCCTGGCCGCTTTTGCCAAGGAATTTGAGGCTTTAAAATTTAAATTGGGCCATTTTGACGGCAAGACTATTAATGAAACTGAAATTAAAGCTCTAGCCATGATCCCCTCTCGCCAAGGCTTACTAAGCCAATTCGTGTGGAGTTTAACCGGACTGGAAACGAAATTAGTTGTAGCACTTAGTGAGATTGCTAAAAAACGAAATTAA
- the rplL gene encoding 50S ribosomal protein L7/L12: MSESVTKIIESVEKLTVLELNELVKALEEKFGVSAAPVMVAGAAAAAPTEEKTEFNVILKEAGASKIAVIKAVREINPTLGLVEAKSVVESAPKTILENAKKDDANSAKAKLEAAGAKVELA; the protein is encoded by the coding sequence ATGTCTGAATCTGTAACTAAAATAATCGAATCCGTAGAAAAGTTGACCGTGTTAGAACTTAACGAGTTAGTTAAGGCTTTAGAGGAGAAATTCGGCGTATCTGCCGCTCCTGTCATGGTTGCCGGGGCTGCAGCCGCTGCACCCACTGAAGAAAAAACGGAATTTAACGTGATTCTAAAAGAGGCTGGAGCCAGCAAAATCGCTGTAATTAAAGCGGTTCGGGAAATCAACCCCACTTTAGGGTTAGTTGAGGCCAAATCAGTGGTCGAAAGCGCCCCGAAGACGATTTTAGAAAACGCCAAAAAAGACGACGCCAACTCTGCCAAGGCTAAACTCGAAGCCGCCGGAGCGAAAGTAGAACTCGCGTAA
- the pth gene encoding aminoacyl-tRNA hydrolase has protein sequence MKLIVGLGNPGNEYKNTRHNAGFMIVSALAEGLAWNNDKGFKAEIADKGNWGDRGDKILLMRPQTFMNSSGEAVAAVAAFYKVNISDILVIHDDLDVKLGEFKLQQGIGPKVHNGLLSIEEKLGTKDFWRLRVGVDARDNGQRDVPGEKYVLSDFTLEELSLLQKNTPQFLEKIEGWLQTNHPNSSAAASYPF, from the coding sequence ATGAAATTAATTGTCGGTTTAGGAAATCCGGGAAACGAATATAAAAATACTCGGCATAACGCTGGGTTTATGATCGTGTCTGCCTTGGCCGAAGGCTTAGCTTGGAATAACGATAAGGGATTTAAAGCAGAAATTGCTGATAAGGGTAATTGGGGGGATAGGGGTGATAAGATTTTATTGATGCGGCCGCAGACGTTTATGAACTCTTCTGGTGAAGCAGTTGCTGCTGTTGCCGCTTTCTACAAAGTCAACATAAGCGATATTCTCGTTATTCACGATGATCTTGACGTCAAATTAGGAGAATTTAAATTGCAGCAGGGGATTGGTCCTAAAGTTCACAATGGGCTATTAAGTATCGAAGAGAAATTAGGAACGAAGGATTTTTGGCGGCTGCGGGTTGGGGTTGACGCGCGTGATAATGGCCAGCGCGATGTGCCCGGAGAAAAATATGTTTTGTCAGATTTCACCTTGGAAGAATTGTCGTTACTACAAAAAAACACCCCCCAATTTTTAGAAAAAATTGAAGGGTGGTTACAAACAAATCATCCAAATTCCTCTGCAGCGGCTTCGTACCCTTTTTGA
- a CDS encoding 50S ribosomal protein L1, whose amino-acid sequence MNFLEALKTIREYAKSSKFDQTVELHLNLGIDPTKQEQAVKATLTLPNGTGKEKKVLLITADSAKTIADLTGGEEIVEKIIKGTLKPKVDFDAIVTTPEMMPKLARAAKILGPQGLMPSPKNGSVTATPEKAIAEIKKGQINLKTEKDAPVIHTLIGKLSFSDEKLEANFKAVIDALTAAKPAKVKGKFIKEIFLKATQTKAAIVEI is encoded by the coding sequence ATGAACTTTTTAGAAGCCTTAAAAACTATTCGTGAATACGCTAAAAGTAGCAAATTTGATCAAACGGTTGAGCTTCATTTAAACCTGGGAATTGATCCTACCAAGCAAGAGCAAGCAGTTAAGGCTACTCTAACGCTACCAAACGGCACCGGCAAGGAAAAGAAAGTCCTCCTAATTACTGCTGACAGCGCTAAAACCATTGCTGATCTAACCGGCGGCGAAGAAATAGTTGAAAAGATTATAAAAGGCACCCTTAAGCCCAAAGTTGATTTTGACGCCATTGTAACGACTCCGGAGATGATGCCCAAACTAGCTCGCGCGGCCAAGATCCTTGGTCCTCAAGGCTTAATGCCCTCTCCCAAGAACGGTTCGGTTACCGCCACCCCCGAAAAAGCCATTGCCGAAATAAAAAAAGGCCAAATTAATTTAAAAACTGAAAAGGACGCTCCGGTAATTCACACGTTAATCGGAAAATTAAGTTTTAGCGACGAAAAATTAGAGGCTAATTTTAAAGCCGTCATTGACGCTTTAACAGCCGCCAAGCCGGCTAAAGTTAAGGGCAAATTCATTAAAGAAATTTTTCTTAAAGCCACGCAGACCAAGGCCGCCATTGTCGAGATATAA
- the nusG gene encoding transcription termination/antitermination protein NusG has translation MADTPEEKKDNLVRISEPTENSRWYVVHTYSGHEVKVCKTLQQRAASFDLAAKINEILVPTQEKIAISEGKKRKVDERLFPGYVMVHMEMTDATWFLVRSTAGVTGFVGTGDRPTPIPLSEVNSILKFIKSEAPKFEAKYTVGDSVKIVDGPFADFVGAVDEINEEQGKVKVLVSVFGRETPVELDFLQVAPL, from the coding sequence ATGGCCGACACACCGGAAGAAAAAAAAGATAATTTAGTCCGCATCTCGGAGCCAACTGAAAATTCACGTTGGTATGTGGTGCATACTTACTCCGGGCACGAGGTAAAAGTCTGTAAAACATTGCAGCAACGGGCTGCCAGCTTTGATTTAGCCGCGAAGATTAACGAAATATTAGTACCAACTCAAGAGAAGATTGCCATTTCTGAGGGCAAAAAGCGCAAGGTTGATGAGCGACTTTTCCCCGGCTACGTCATGGTCCACATGGAAATGACCGACGCCACTTGGTTTTTAGTGCGATCAACGGCCGGAGTGACGGGCTTTGTGGGTACTGGCGATCGGCCAACCCCAATCCCACTTTCCGAAGTTAATTCGATTCTTAAGTTTATTAAATCGGAAGCGCCCAAATTCGAAGCCAAGTACACCGTTGGCGATAGTGTTAAGATTGTGGACGGACCCTTTGCCGACTTTGTAGGCGCCGTTGATGAAATTAATGAAGAGCAAGGTAAAGTGAAAGTACTAGTCAGTGTTTTTGGACGAGAAACTCCAGTCGAACTGGATTTCCTGCAAGTCGCGCCTCTTTAA
- a CDS encoding HIT domain-containing protein, which produces MSDCLFCKIGKHEEASEIVLEDENYIVIENKFPSAPIHLLVMPKSHISKKDVFTSPGVNIYDDMVRLAFTAAAKMGLNDGNFKIIINGNKLAHFEHEHLHLLGGWAEGAVPQLE; this is translated from the coding sequence ATGTCTGACTGCCTTTTCTGCAAAATTGGAAAACACGAGGAAGCGTCCGAAATCGTCCTCGAAGACGAGAACTATATTGTCATCGAAAATAAATTTCCCAGCGCCCCCATTCATCTTTTAGTGATGCCGAAAAGCCACATTTCCAAAAAAGACGTTTTTACGTCGCCCGGTGTCAACATCTACGACGACATGGTCCGATTAGCCTTTACCGCCGCGGCAAAGATGGGGTTGAATGATGGCAACTTTAAAATTATAATCAATGGCAATAAACTGGCTCATTTTGAGCACGAGCACCTGCACTTGCTTGGTGGTTGGGCAGAGGGCGCCGTCCCACAACTAGAGTAG
- a CDS encoding site-2 protease family protein translates to MLLSLLGSGLHLDPLTLIITLVIILASLALVLSVHEAAHAFVANALGDPTARLSGRLTLNPLAHLDPIGTIGILFFGFGWGKPVPFNPYNLKNPRRDAALTLRLGSGQVGVTGMVISQLVVLNLTLAVFNLIPLGPLDGFKVVAGLLPWQLAIDWQQTERWGIFILLFLMMTPVFGTIVGVPVSVLSRLLLGV, encoded by the coding sequence ATGCTGCTATCACTTCTTGGCTCCGGCCTACACCTAGATCCTCTTACTTTAATAATTACCCTGGTCATCATTTTGGCATCATTGGCCCTAGTCCTGAGCGTTCACGAGGCGGCGCACGCCTTTGTAGCGAATGCACTCGGCGACCCAACGGCCCGTTTGTCCGGTCGTTTAACTCTTAATCCACTGGCCCACTTGGACCCAATTGGCACTATTGGAATTTTATTTTTTGGTTTTGGATGGGGCAAGCCGGTGCCATTTAACCCTTATAATCTTAAGAATCCCAGACGCGATGCCGCTTTAACCCTTCGACTTGGCTCAGGGCAAGTAGGGGTGACAGGTATGGTAATTTCGCAGTTGGTGGTTTTGAATCTAACTTTGGCAGTATTTAATTTAATTCCACTCGGTCCATTAGACGGCTTTAAGGTGGTCGCCGGCCTTTTACCGTGGCAACTAGCAATAGACTGGCAGCAAACGGAACGCTGGGGCATTTTTATTTTGCTATTCTTAATGATGACGCCGGTTTTTGGTACTATTGTAGGGGTACCGGTTTCGGTGTTATCTAGGTTGTTGTTGGGGGTATGA
- the recR gene encoding recombination mediator RecR — protein MTLPKSIQNLVDSLESLPGIGPKTAQRLTFYLLRMPQMELERFSQNLIDLKLKTVICQTCFNIDEINPCRICGDSSRNRNIICVVATPLDVIALEKSNFKGVYHVLGGLIDPLNRVGPEDLKIDELKSRLTSQSSIELILATNPTMEGEATAMYIQRILKGLPVKMTRIGRGLPIGSDIEYADEGTLARALEGRREVEE, from the coding sequence ATGACACTTCCTAAAAGTATCCAAAACCTCGTTGACAGCTTAGAGTCCCTGCCCGGGATTGGCCCTAAAACCGCCCAGCGGCTAACTTTCTACCTTTTAAGAATGCCCCAAATGGAACTGGAGCGATTTAGCCAGAATCTTATTGACCTGAAACTCAAGACCGTCATCTGCCAAACTTGTTTTAATATTGACGAAATCAATCCCTGCAGAATATGCGGTGACAGCAGCCGTAACCGGAACATTATCTGTGTGGTGGCTACCCCTTTAGACGTAATAGCTTTAGAAAAGTCTAATTTTAAAGGTGTTTATCACGTCCTCGGCGGCCTAATTGACCCTCTCAACCGCGTGGGACCAGAGGACCTAAAAATCGATGAACTAAAAAGCCGATTAACTAGTCAATCATCAATAGAATTAATCCTGGCCACCAACCCAACCATGGAAGGTGAAGCAACGGCGATGTACATTCAACGGATTCTCAAAGGTCTACCGGTGAAGATGACGAGAATTGGGAGAGGATTACCAATTGGCAGTGATATTGAGTACGCGGATGAGGGAACGCTGGCTAGAGCACTTGAGGGAAGAAGAGAAGTAGAAGAATAA
- the dnaX gene encoding DNA polymerase III subunit gamma/tau yields the protein MFYTKYRPQKFSELLGLSNVSKSILTQISEGDTPQALFFYGPRGTGKTTTARLVAKALNCLKPGKNSEPCGSCANCKDIADGRFLDLIEIDAASNRGIDDIRDLREKIKLAPSSGKFKVYIIDEVHMLTTEAFNALLKTLEEPPKHAAFILATTDPQKVPATIKSRCQKFEFKRATTSDLVAKLSTIAKEEGKKISEENLELIAQSAAGGFRDAETLLESVISGGVSPKEALGMASDSRIAEFVASLVTSNTKAAITIVNEVYESGAELSAWTRELLEYLRKMMLTAAGVGTDFEDQVKLLGPKPEATIAKYLDSFMKAHEHLKQAVIPQLPLEVAVLEVIGSDKGVVVDKCNVKVIKTVTKAEAPAKLDVVLTLPQVKTKWDAFLEAVKPYNHSLEAVLRSCFVQEVEEGNVIVIGVPFKFHQEKLQEATNFSIVAKVLSEVLGTRVTYKCIIAKKVLTDADKLKESSKKATATFNGDVNL from the coding sequence ATGTTTTACACTAAGTATCGGCCCCAGAAATTTAGCGAACTTCTTGGTCTTTCTAATGTTTCCAAATCGATTCTGACGCAAATCTCTGAGGGCGATACGCCGCAAGCTCTGTTTTTCTACGGTCCACGAGGAACAGGAAAGACAACGACCGCGAGGCTCGTTGCCAAAGCTTTAAACTGCCTTAAACCCGGAAAAAATTCTGAGCCTTGCGGGTCTTGCGCTAATTGTAAAGACATTGCGGATGGTCGTTTTTTGGACCTCATCGAAATCGATGCGGCTTCTAATCGTGGTATTGACGATATTCGAGATCTACGAGAGAAGATTAAGTTGGCTCCGTCATCGGGAAAGTTTAAGGTTTATATTATTGATGAAGTCCACATGCTCACTACTGAAGCCTTTAATGCCCTGCTTAAGACTCTAGAAGAGCCTCCCAAGCACGCCGCTTTTATTTTAGCTACAACAGATCCTCAAAAAGTGCCGGCCACTATTAAAAGCCGTTGTCAGAAGTTTGAGTTTAAGCGGGCCACGACATCAGACCTGGTCGCTAAACTGTCAACTATTGCCAAAGAGGAAGGCAAGAAGATAAGCGAGGAAAATCTAGAGTTAATCGCGCAGTCTGCAGCTGGAGGATTCAGAGATGCAGAGACTTTGCTGGAATCTGTCATTAGCGGCGGAGTCAGTCCTAAAGAAGCTTTGGGAATGGCCAGTGATTCGCGAATTGCGGAGTTTGTGGCTAGTCTCGTCACCTCTAATACTAAGGCGGCGATCACTATTGTTAATGAAGTTTACGAGAGTGGGGCAGAGTTATCTGCTTGGACACGCGAGTTACTAGAGTATCTGCGGAAAATGATGTTGACGGCGGCTGGAGTAGGGACTGATTTTGAAGATCAAGTTAAGCTACTCGGCCCGAAACCGGAAGCCACGATTGCTAAATATCTGGACTCATTTATGAAGGCCCACGAGCATTTAAAGCAGGCAGTGATTCCGCAACTTCCTTTAGAAGTTGCGGTGCTGGAAGTAATCGGGTCTGATAAGGGAGTGGTTGTTGATAAGTGTAATGTGAAAGTTATTAAAACAGTAACTAAAGCTGAGGCTCCGGCTAAACTTGACGTAGTGCTAACTTTACCCCAAGTTAAAACCAAGTGGGACGCGTTTTTAGAAGCTGTAAAACCTTATAACCACTCTTTGGAAGCAGTGCTGCGGTCGTGTTTTGTGCAAGAAGTCGAAGAGGGCAACGTCATTGTCATCGGCGTACCGTTTAAATTTCATCAGGAAAAGTTGCAAGAGGCGACTAACTTTTCAATCGTCGCTAAAGTATTGTCAGAAGTGCTGGGGACGCGGGTCACCTACAAGTGCATTATTGCTAAAAAAGTCTTGACCGATGCCGATAAGTTAAAAGAGAGCAGCAAAAAGGCGACGGCGACGTTTAATGGGGACGTTAATCTGTAA
- the secE gene encoding preprotein translocase subunit SecE, translated as MNIITKAKQFLIEARDELKKVIWPSRRQLLKLSGIVIGVSIVIGFYLGGLDALLGQALKLAINK; from the coding sequence ATGAACATCATAACTAAAGCCAAACAATTCTTAATTGAGGCTCGTGACGAACTTAAAAAAGTCATCTGGCCGTCTCGTCGCCAGCTACTAAAGCTTTCGGGGATTGTAATTGGGGTCAGTATCGTGATAGGATTCTACCTTGGTGGTTTGGATGCGCTATTAGGACAGGCTTTAAAACTGGCAATTAATAAATAA
- a CDS encoding GatB/YqeY domain-containing protein, producing MLTEKLHEDLITAQKAGDTAKVAALRYLLADVKNREIELRYLQNTGKVPVGTFQADGNISDQEVISIIQKQVKQHIESVTAFESGNRADLANKEATELSILEAYLPPQMARDDIKAEVSLLVGILPEPDQKNFGLVMRAAMAELKGRADGSLVQQVVKEVLGV from the coding sequence ATGCTAACCGAAAAATTACACGAAGATTTAATAACAGCCCAAAAAGCCGGCGACACCGCTAAAGTCGCCGCTTTGCGGTATCTTTTAGCCGATGTTAAAAATCGCGAAATAGAGCTGCGCTACCTGCAAAATACCGGGAAGGTACCAGTCGGTACCTTCCAGGCCGATGGTAATATTTCTGATCAGGAGGTCATCTCAATTATCCAAAAGCAAGTTAAGCAGCACATTGAGTCGGTAACGGCTTTTGAGTCTGGGAATCGGGCCGATTTAGCCAACAAAGAGGCCACAGAACTGTCTATTTTGGAAGCCTATCTTCCTCCTCAAATGGCCAGGGATGATATTAAGGCCGAGGTCAGCTTACTGGTTGGAATTCTACCGGAACCGGATCAAAAGAATTTTGGCTTGGTGATGCGAGCGGCCATGGCAGAACTTAAAGGTCGGGCGGATGGATCTTTAGTACAACAAGTGGTTAAAGAGGTACTTGGAGTTTAG
- the rplK gene encoding 50S ribosomal protein L11 produces MAKKIKAIVKINASAGKANPAPPIGPALGQHGVAIMEFCKQYNAATKDMGDIVVPAIITVYEDRSFTFILKTPPASVLIKKALKITAGSGVPNRDKVGRITNAQLEEIATLKMKDLNARTLPEAVKIIAGTARSMGVDVIK; encoded by the coding sequence ATGGCTAAAAAAATTAAGGCAATCGTAAAAATTAACGCTAGTGCTGGGAAGGCCAATCCCGCTCCTCCCATTGGTCCTGCATTAGGACAACATGGAGTGGCTATCATGGAATTTTGCAAGCAGTACAACGCCGCCACAAAAGATATGGGCGATATTGTAGTGCCCGCTATTATCACTGTTTACGAGGATCGTAGTTTCACTTTTATTTTAAAAACTCCTCCCGCTAGTGTGTTAATTAAAAAAGCACTAAAGATTACTGCCGGCAGCGGTGTGCCTAATCGCGACAAAGTAGGAAGGATCACTAACGCTCAGTTAGAAGAAATTGCCACTCTTAAAATGAAGGATCTTAACGCCAGAACCCTCCCTGAAGCGGTCAAGATAATTGCGGGAACAGCGAGGAGTATGGGGGTCGACGTGATTAAATAG
- a CDS encoding diacylglycerol kinase family protein, with the protein MRTGHAPSSVITSFKNAWNGLVYTFKTQPNFKIHCFAALAVTALTLILKVNLDKYLVLLIMVVLVMTAELFNTSLEATTDAHKLIKKTPEEDRLIGVAKDVAAGAVLVTAIGAVVVGLLIFLPYILSFRA; encoded by the coding sequence TTGAGGACGGGGCACGCCCCGTCCTCGGTCATCACCTCATTCAAGAATGCCTGGAACGGCCTTGTCTACACGTTTAAAACTCAGCCTAACTTTAAAATCCACTGTTTCGCAGCGTTAGCGGTGACCGCTCTGACCCTAATTCTAAAGGTAAATCTTGATAAATATTTAGTCCTTCTAATAATGGTTGTTCTGGTGATGACAGCCGAGCTCTTTAATACTAGCCTCGAGGCCACTACCGACGCTCATAAGCTCATTAAAAAGACGCCAGAGGAAGATCGCTTAATTGGTGTGGCCAAGGACGTGGCCGCGGGGGCTGTTCTCGTGACGGCAATTGGAGCGGTGGTTGTAGGTTTGTTAATCTTCCTACCGTACATATTGTCATTCCGGGCTTGA
- a CDS encoding MFS transporter encodes MPTITPKKFFRKVVAIQFLTAASGAIVSVVFTLMLRKYLGSDKGVSLAIAGFNAAALFFFFITVPLVRYLHQRRSLDIALLLMPFVIFLLGFATNIYELCFLYTIWVLFSVIYSFNVEIYMKRLNAEENIIENNSKMGAIYNSAWVIFPFVGSFISERFNYSWVFVVAAAFAAIAYLILPRHGMPRAPVSAGLQNPLKTVKLFFSNRFRVHAFINALGLDFIYGSWFLITLFLNKLGASATQIGIVTMIVYLPWVLLEIPVGRLADRRIKAPIMFIIGYVIMAITTVIMGLTTNIVLFTAIYFLCACGSTLIEQIRYPYFLKHLSAEENGLVSIFLMESPIGRILAPLLVFLLLKFLPIQGVLIVFGLITLIFAGNALFLREKKGINLVKNL; translated from the coding sequence ATGCCCACGATTACACCAAAAAAATTCTTTAGAAAAGTGGTGGCAATTCAGTTCCTCACGGCCGCCTCGGGAGCCATTGTCTCGGTGGTTTTTACTTTAATGCTCCGGAAATATTTAGGGAGCGATAAGGGAGTCAGTTTGGCGATTGCCGGCTTTAATGCCGCAGCACTATTCTTCTTTTTCATTACCGTTCCTTTAGTTCGCTATCTTCACCAACGCCGCAGCCTCGATATCGCTTTGCTCCTAATGCCCTTCGTCATTTTTCTGCTGGGATTCGCGACTAATATCTATGAATTGTGTTTTCTGTACACTATTTGGGTTCTATTTTCGGTGATTTACTCTTTTAACGTGGAAATATATATGAAGCGACTAAATGCTGAAGAGAACATCATTGAAAACAACTCCAAAATGGGGGCAATTTATAACAGTGCCTGGGTAATTTTTCCGTTCGTTGGTAGTTTTATCTCGGAACGTTTTAATTATTCTTGGGTTTTTGTAGTCGCGGCGGCCTTTGCGGCTATTGCTTACTTAATTCTTCCGCGGCATGGGATGCCACGAGCGCCGGTGAGTGCGGGACTGCAAAACCCTTTGAAGACCGTCAAATTATTCTTTAGCAACCGCTTTCGGGTGCATGCCTTTATTAACGCCCTAGGACTGGATTTTATTTACGGCAGTTGGTTTTTAATCACTTTATTCTTAAATAAGCTAGGAGCTTCGGCCACTCAGATCGGAATCGTCACCATGATTGTCTATTTACCGTGGGTTCTCCTGGAGATTCCGGTGGGGCGGCTGGCTGACCGCCGCATCAAAGCTCCAATTATGTTCATCATTGGCTACGTCATTATGGCTATTACGACGGTCATTATGGGTTTGACTACTAATATAGTCTTGTTCACGGCAATTTATTTCCTGTGCGCCTGCGGAAGCACGCTAATTGAGCAAATTAGGTACCCATATTTCCTTAAACACCTGTCTGCTGAAGAGAACGGACTAGTCAGCATCTTTTTGATGGAATCACCAATTGGTCGCATTCTGGCTCCCTTGTTAGTCTTCTTACTGCTTAAGTTTCTGCCGATTCAAGGGGTTTTAATAGTCTTTGGTCTTATTACACTAATTTTTGCGGGTAACGCCTTGTTTTTGAGGGAGAAGAAAGGGATAAACTTAGTTAAAAACTTGTAG
- the rpsU gene encoding 30S ribosomal protein S21, which produces MAKIKVNAGESIDAALRRFNREVLRDGILLEIKKREFYQKPSLKRKLEKEELRRQSIYNRHNSK; this is translated from the coding sequence ATGGCTAAAATTAAAGTTAACGCAGGTGAAAGCATTGATGCCGCGTTGCGGCGTTTCAATCGTGAGGTGCTGCGGGATGGAATACTTCTGGAGATTAAAAAACGGGAGTTTTATCAAAAGCCTTCCCTTAAGCGAAAATTAGAGAAGGAAGAGCTTCGTCGTCAAAGTATTTATAATCGTCACAATTCTAAATAA